A window of the Deltaproteobacteria bacterium genome harbors these coding sequences:
- the rplI gene encoding 50S ribosomal protein L9 codes for MRVILKDNIETLGQIGKVVDVRPGYARNFLIPRGLAVVADEGKVAQMKHELKVAEDKARKVRASAELLAKQLKDLHVEIRAKAGEGGKLFGSVGAADIAEAVHKKGFAVIDRRDIKVASPIKQLGDFRVPVRVHHELSVEILVTVAPEETPDA; via the coding sequence ATGCGAGTGATTCTGAAAGACAACATCGAAACGTTGGGCCAGATCGGCAAGGTCGTGGATGTACGGCCGGGTTATGCCCGTAACTTCCTCATACCGCGGGGTCTCGCCGTGGTGGCCGACGAAGGCAAGGTCGCCCAGATGAAGCACGAACTGAAGGTCGCGGAGGACAAGGCTCGCAAGGTCCGGGCCTCGGCGGAACTGCTCGCCAAGCAACTCAAGGATTTGCATGTCGAAATCCGCGCCAAGGCCGGCGAGGGCGGCAAGCTGTTCGGTTCGGTCGGCGCTGCCGATATTGCCGAAGCGGTTCACAAGAAGGGCTTTGCCGTCATTGACCGCCGCGACATCAAGGTCGCCTCGCCGATCAAGCAGCTCGGCGATTTCCGGGTGCCAGTGAGGGTCCACCACGAACTTTCGGTCGAAATTCTCGTCACGGTGGCGCCGGAAGAAACTCCGGACGCCTGA
- a CDS encoding DUF2232 domain-containing protein, whose protein sequence is MFAAGFLLFILHMIALVALPVIGALGVQRRPREAGYLFLSIAAVASGLAGGLLFPGDLREIGGMMAAGTVFLFGVMAGEQARTGRLLVPFACRTLAITILPAGVLVAAFALKAGDEFYPALRQILESAIEEAIRFQMLQGTLTEDQAREFRLQQGDQLHVRTLLMPGLFMSGCAAWQVTYMAQFARYSGVWSEETLRAFRWPDWLMVPALLLAAVTGVLGLLDGYWQEYYVALGFLYGFAVLYVAQGMVVVAVFFRSVRIPGWLSWLVLVTLFPVVLGVGVTDLWADYRKRLSGGRSKTGQE, encoded by the coding sequence ATGTTCGCGGCCGGATTCCTGCTGTTCATCCTGCACATGATCGCGCTGGTGGCGCTGCCGGTGATTGGTGCGCTGGGCGTGCAGCGCCGTCCCCGTGAGGCCGGCTACCTGTTCCTGTCGATAGCGGCCGTCGCCAGCGGGCTGGCCGGTGGCCTTCTGTTTCCGGGTGATCTGAGAGAAATTGGCGGCATGATGGCCGCCGGAACCGTATTCCTCTTCGGCGTCATGGCGGGGGAACAGGCCCGGACAGGCCGGCTTCTCGTCCCGTTCGCATGCAGGACACTCGCCATTACGATTTTGCCGGCTGGTGTACTGGTCGCGGCCTTTGCGCTGAAAGCGGGCGATGAATTCTACCCGGCACTCCGGCAGATACTGGAGTCCGCCATCGAGGAAGCAATCCGGTTCCAGATGCTCCAGGGAACTCTCACCGAAGACCAGGCGCGGGAGTTCCGCCTTCAGCAGGGGGACCAGCTTCATGTCCGGACGCTGCTCATGCCGGGACTGTTCATGTCCGGATGTGCCGCATGGCAGGTTACCTACATGGCCCAGTTCGCCCGGTACAGCGGCGTCTGGTCAGAGGAAACGCTCCGCGCCTTTCGGTGGCCGGATTGGCTGATGGTTCCGGCACTGCTGCTGGCCGCCGTTACCGGCGTGCTGGGGCTGCTGGACGGCTACTGGCAGGAGTATTACGTCGCACTGGGGTTTCTCTATGGATTTGCAGTGTTATATGTCGCGCAGGGGATGGTGGTCGTGGCCGTTTTCTTCCGGTCGGTCCGAATTCCCGGCTGGCTGTCATGGCTGGTCCTGGTAACCCTCTTTCCGGTGGTCCTGGGAGTGGGGGTAACGGACCTGTGGGCCGACTACCGGAAAAGGCTGTCCGGTGGCCGTTCCAAGACCGGCCAAGAGTGA
- the rpsR gene encoding 30S ribosomal protein S18: protein MSEEEMKQGDGEGRAPRGERAPRGDRGGDRGDRGDRGDRGDRGDRGERGGKKGGRRGFGRRKVCRFCVDKTRYIDWKDIRATRNYVGERGKIVPRRISGTCSKHQRQLKVAIERGRNMALLPVGEANRR from the coding sequence ATGTCTGAAGAAGAGATGAAACAGGGTGATGGTGAAGGACGCGCTCCGCGTGGTGAGAGGGCTCCCCGTGGGGATCGTGGTGGGGATCGCGGCGATCGTGGAGACCGAGGAGACCGAGGAGACCGAGGGGACCGTGGAGAACGGGGTGGAAAGAAGGGCGGCCGCCGCGGGTTCGGCCGCCGGAAGGTGTGCCGGTTCTGCGTGGACAAGACCCGGTACATCGACTGGAAGGACATTCGCGCGACGCGTAACTACGTGGGTGAGCGTGGAAAGATCGTCCCGCGCCGCATTTCGGGCACCTGCTCGAAGCATCAGCGGCAGCTCAAGGTGGCTATCGAGCGGGGCCGGAACATGGCACTGCTCCCCGTGGGTGAGGCCAACCGGCGCTGA
- the rpsF gene encoding 30S ribosomal protein S6 — translation MAKHIYECMLISPPDQNEAARAPLRERIESVLKKFGSSIVHSEDWGSRRLTFRINKNWRGHYTVFYFEAEPACVTELDRTFKITDDAWRHIIIRPEERPDFAELERRAKARAEAEKERAAGREAFDEGDREDRGERNERNERAERADSDGGDEVSAAE, via the coding sequence ATGGCGAAGCATATCTATGAGTGCATGCTCATTTCGCCGCCCGACCAGAACGAGGCGGCGAGGGCTCCCTTGCGCGAGCGGATCGAATCAGTCCTCAAGAAGTTCGGCAGTTCCATTGTTCACTCGGAGGACTGGGGCAGCCGCCGCCTGACCTTCCGGATCAACAAGAACTGGCGCGGCCACTACACGGTCTTCTATTTCGAAGCCGAGCCGGCCTGCGTGACCGAGCTGGACCGCACGTTCAAGATCACCGACGACGCCTGGCGGCACATCATCATCCGGCCCGAAGAACGGCCCGATTTCGCCGAACTGGAGCGCAGGGCCAAGGCGCGTGCTGAAGCCGAAAAGGAGCGCGCAGCCGGGCGCGAGGCGTTCGATGAGGGCGACCGGGAGGACCGTGGCGAACGCAACGAACGCAACGAACGTGCCGAACGTGCCGATAGCGATGGCGGTGACGAGGTATCAGCCGCCGAATAG
- a CDS encoding Mrp/NBP35 family ATP-binding protein: MPAVTQEAVLNSLKSIIDPDLGRDIVSLGFVKNIRIDGSNVAFTIELTTPACPVKEKFRADAEAAVRAIGGISKVDVEMTSNVRSSTSAAQQNPAPQIRNIIAVASGKGGVGKSSVAVNLALALSQQGARAGLMDADFYGPSIPQMLDVGKQDLRQVGDKILPARKYGIEILSFGFFIDQREPVIWRGPMLDGAIRQFFTDVQWSELDYLVVDMPPGTGDVQLSLCQRVPVTGAVMVTTPQTVSLNDVYKGVAMFQKVNVPVLGVVENMSYFECPSCHTHTEIFDSGGGQKLADETGTPLLARLPILLPIRKGGDKGVPAVADPVNTAEIRAFGELAQKVAARISTLQATQAPPNIQIEMG, translated from the coding sequence ATGCCCGCCGTTACCCAGGAAGCCGTCCTCAATTCGCTCAAGTCCATTATCGACCCGGATCTGGGACGGGATATCGTCTCCCTGGGTTTCGTGAAGAATATCCGGATTGATGGCAGCAATGTCGCCTTCACCATTGAGCTCACGACGCCGGCCTGTCCGGTCAAGGAAAAGTTCCGCGCGGATGCCGAGGCAGCGGTAAGAGCGATAGGCGGCATATCGAAAGTGGACGTGGAAATGACCTCGAACGTCCGTTCGTCCACATCAGCCGCCCAGCAGAATCCGGCCCCGCAGATCCGGAACATCATTGCCGTCGCGTCAGGGAAAGGCGGCGTGGGGAAATCGAGTGTGGCCGTGAACCTGGCCCTTGCCCTTTCCCAGCAGGGAGCGCGAGCGGGGCTCATGGATGCCGACTTCTATGGACCCTCCATCCCGCAGATGCTGGATGTCGGCAAGCAGGATCTGCGGCAGGTGGGCGACAAGATACTTCCCGCCCGCAAGTACGGCATCGAGATCCTTTCATTCGGATTCTTTATCGACCAGCGCGAACCGGTCATCTGGCGCGGGCCGATGCTGGACGGCGCCATCCGGCAGTTCTTCACCGACGTCCAGTGGAGCGAACTGGACTATCTCGTCGTTGACATGCCGCCGGGCACGGGCGACGTGCAGCTCTCGCTCTGCCAGCGTGTGCCGGTGACCGGAGCCGTCATGGTAACCACGCCGCAAACGGTATCCCTGAATGACGTCTACAAGGGCGTTGCCATGTTCCAGAAGGTAAACGTGCCTGTGCTCGGTGTGGTCGAGAACATGAGCTACTTCGAATGCCCGAGTTGCCATACCCACACGGAGATTTTCGACTCTGGGGGCGGGCAGAAACTCGCCGACGAAACCGGCACCCCGCTGCTCGCCCGCCTGCCAATCCTGCTGCCGATCCGGAAGGGTGGTGACAAGGGAGTGCCCGCCGTGGCCGATCCGGTTAACACGGCCGAAATCCGCGCCTTCGGAGAGCTGGCCCAGAAAGTCGCCGCACGCATCTCCACGCTCCAGGCGACCCAGGCACCGCCCAATATCCAGATCGAGATGGGCTAA
- the uvrC gene encoding excinuclease ABC subunit UvrC, with protein sequence MSPSDRDQTETHTSVPDASADARDRLLAEASKLPKEPGVYLFRDEHGVILYIGKAKVLRNRVRTYFQRSDDGRFQVRFLVPKIRRIDTVVTRTEDEAIFLENTLIKKHRPRYNIELKDDKSHLVIRMDMQHPWPRAVPMRRPVRDGAKYFGPYGSAAVAREALDVLQRSFGLRTCSDSELERRTRPCIEHDIGRCTAPCVELISPEDYARRVKSVNLVLSGRGRTVLDGLRAEMDRAAEATDYEKAAKLRDQIRSIEETIEKHPVVSMDLVDRDVAGFYRDGPSGMIQMAFVRGGSLMETRSLPVEMHGFAPEEVLEQFLARYYGSESYAPEEILLPFEVEGADAISRVAARQRGGPVEVIVPQRGERAKLVELANRNAREALERRRAEDEKIREMLERLRQLLALSRLPEWIECYDISHLGGDSTAASRVVFHMGKPVRRLYRKYQIRTAEGGDDYGAMREVLARRLARVPGAGANPDDEWRLPDLMIVDGGKGQLAELVRAAGALGISSRPDAPDLAALAKSRVLERGRLSSGQSPDRSIDRSDERVFRPGDAEPRPLDPHSGEYRLLVHLRDESHRFAIQYQRKLREKLRFRSELDRIPGVGPSRRLRLLKAFGSIDGIRKASVEDLKAVEGVPATLARAVYEYFHPGEQSAR encoded by the coding sequence GTGAGCCCTTCGGATCGAGATCAGACGGAAACGCACACATCCGTTCCGGATGCTTCTGCCGATGCGCGCGACCGGCTGCTCGCCGAGGCATCCAAGCTGCCGAAGGAGCCCGGCGTATACCTGTTTCGTGATGAGCATGGAGTGATCCTGTATATCGGCAAGGCGAAGGTGCTCCGGAATCGGGTCCGGACCTATTTCCAGCGGTCGGACGACGGACGATTCCAGGTCCGGTTTCTGGTTCCGAAGATACGCAGGATCGATACCGTTGTAACCCGGACCGAGGACGAGGCGATCTTTCTCGAAAACACGCTGATCAAGAAGCACAGGCCCCGGTACAACATCGAACTCAAGGACGATAAGAGCCATCTGGTGATCCGGATGGATATGCAGCATCCCTGGCCTCGTGCCGTGCCGATGCGGCGTCCGGTTCGGGACGGGGCGAAGTATTTCGGGCCCTATGGATCGGCGGCAGTGGCCCGCGAGGCACTCGACGTTCTCCAGCGGTCATTCGGGCTCAGGACATGCAGCGATTCGGAACTGGAACGGCGCACCCGGCCATGCATTGAGCATGACATCGGCCGCTGCACGGCTCCCTGTGTGGAGCTGATCAGTCCGGAAGACTACGCCCGGCGGGTTAAGTCGGTGAATCTGGTTCTTTCGGGGCGGGGACGTACCGTGCTGGATGGTCTGCGTGCCGAGATGGACCGGGCGGCCGAGGCGACAGATTACGAGAAGGCAGCGAAACTCCGGGACCAGATCCGTTCCATCGAGGAGACGATAGAAAAGCACCCGGTCGTGTCGATGGATCTGGTGGACAGGGACGTTGCCGGATTTTACCGGGATGGTCCCAGCGGCATGATCCAGATGGCGTTTGTGCGGGGCGGTTCGCTCATGGAGACGCGGTCGCTTCCGGTGGAGATGCACGGTTTTGCACCGGAGGAGGTGCTGGAGCAGTTTCTGGCCCGCTACTACGGTTCGGAAAGCTACGCGCCGGAGGAAATACTCCTCCCTTTCGAGGTCGAAGGCGCGGATGCCATCTCCCGCGTGGCTGCCCGGCAGCGCGGCGGTCCGGTTGAGGTAATCGTGCCCCAGCGGGGGGAAAGGGCGAAACTGGTCGAACTGGCGAACCGCAATGCCCGTGAGGCGCTGGAGCGACGCCGTGCCGAGGACGAAAAGATCCGCGAGATGCTCGAACGGCTCCGCCAGCTTCTGGCCCTCAGCCGTTTGCCCGAATGGATAGAGTGTTACGACATTTCACATTTGGGTGGCGATTCGACGGCGGCGAGCCGGGTCGTGTTCCACATGGGAAAACCCGTGCGCCGTCTTTACCGTAAATACCAGATCCGCACGGCGGAGGGCGGCGATGACTATGGTGCCATGCGCGAGGTGCTGGCACGCCGTCTTGCCAGGGTGCCGGGTGCCGGTGCAAATCCCGATGACGAGTGGAGGCTTCCCGACCTCATGATCGTCGATGGCGGCAAGGGGCAGCTCGCAGAACTGGTGCGTGCGGCCGGGGCGCTTGGCATCAGTTCGCGGCCGGATGCTCCGGATCTCGCGGCACTTGCCAAGTCTCGCGTACTGGAGAGAGGAAGACTGTCATCGGGCCAGTCTCCTGACCGTTCCATCGATCGTTCGGATGAAAGGGTGTTCCGGCCGGGGGACGCGGAACCGCGACCGCTTGATCCCCATTCCGGCGAATACCGGCTGCTCGTTCATTTGCGGGACGAATCGCACCGCTTTGCAATCCAGTATCAGCGCAAACTGCGTGAAAAACTCCGGTTCCGTTCCGAGCTGGACCGGATACCCGGCGTCGGCCCTTCGCGGCGGCTGAGACTGCTTAAGGCTTTTGGCTCCATTGACGGCATCAGGAAGGCCTCGGTTGAAGACCTGAAGGCAGTTGAAGGTGTCCCGGCCACCCTGGCCAGGGCCGTCTATGAATATTTCCACCCGGGAGAGCAGTCAGCCCGTTAG
- a CDS encoding secondary thiamine-phosphate synthase enzyme YjbQ has translation MKFHTEYLWFTTKKRRDYVLITDEVQAAVTKSGIQEGMVLVSAMHITAGVYVNDAESGLIRDIDAWLEQLAPARPNYHHHQTGEDNADAHLKSMIVHHQVICPITKGHLDFGPWQQIYYAEFDGQRKKRVIVKVMGE, from the coding sequence ATGAAATTTCATACCGAATATCTCTGGTTTACGACAAAAAAGCGGCGGGACTATGTGCTGATTACCGATGAAGTCCAGGCCGCCGTCACGAAAAGCGGCATCCAGGAGGGGATGGTACTGGTGTCAGCGATGCACATCACGGCCGGTGTGTATGTGAACGACGCCGAGTCGGGCCTGATCCGTGATATCGACGCGTGGCTCGAACAGCTCGCCCCGGCCCGCCCTAACTACCATCACCACCAGACAGGCGAGGATAACGCTGACGCACACCTCAAGAGCATGATTGTCCATCACCAGGTGATATGCCCCATCACCAAAGGCCACCTCGATTTCGGACCCTGGCAGCAGATTTACTACGCCGAGTTTGATGGACAGCGCAAAAAGCGTGTGATCGTCAAGGTCATGGGCGAGTGA
- a CDS encoding GGDEF domain-containing protein — translation MPITRRADGYTVGALPRIKLRVFLDRSRRTMDIPPEVPVDSVLEDVLSRAVAFVPCVSAALYLDNPITKQSDRRENDLVVIASIGVGAYLTLPGSSEPAYTGIPGKIYLETVPFLGVDEATQAAVIGVPVAIEKSVCGALILRKRPGEAPFTERELKLIAIFADYMASVLMNALDAEKLRDMAHRDPLTGLYNDRFFHGQLTRDIIDATSTGQPLCLVFMDLDHFKEVNDTHGHMAGSMVLKEIGYLMRHTLAMPGAVLARYGGDEFVMIFAQQELADVVAACERLRETIEKNVFLASEGPYGPPLRIANIITCSMGVASFHDHVRKRYTPEQNKDVFLKVADKAMYAAKDAGRNRVVTGQREPGEENERY, via the coding sequence ATGCCGATCACTCGGAGAGCTGACGGCTATACGGTCGGGGCGCTCCCGCGGATCAAGCTCCGGGTGTTTCTGGACCGGAGCCGCCGGACCATGGATATCCCGCCTGAAGTGCCAGTCGATTCGGTGCTGGAGGATGTCCTGTCACGGGCGGTGGCATTCGTTCCTTGCGTGAGTGCGGCCCTCTATCTGGATAATCCGATCACCAAGCAGTCGGACCGGCGTGAAAACGATCTCGTGGTGATCGCATCCATTGGTGTCGGCGCCTACCTTACGCTGCCGGGATCGTCCGAGCCCGCGTATACCGGTATCCCCGGCAAGATTTATCTCGAGACAGTTCCCTTCCTTGGTGTTGATGAGGCGACACAGGCTGCCGTGATCGGTGTGCCGGTGGCGATAGAAAAATCCGTCTGTGGTGCGCTGATTCTCCGGAAGCGGCCCGGAGAAGCGCCATTTACCGAACGGGAACTGAAGCTCATCGCAATCTTTGCGGACTACATGGCATCGGTGCTCATGAATGCCCTGGATGCTGAAAAACTCCGCGACATGGCGCACCGGGATCCGTTGACGGGTCTTTACAATGACCGGTTTTTCCATGGCCAGCTGACCCGCGACATCATCGATGCCACCAGTACGGGCCAGCCCCTCTGCCTGGTATTCATGGATCTGGACCATTTCAAGGAGGTGAACGACACGCATGGCCATATGGCCGGATCAATGGTCCTGAAGGAGATCGGCTACCTCATGCGGCACACCCTGGCCATGCCGGGGGCTGTACTGGCGCGGTACGGCGGTGATGAATTTGTCATGATCTTCGCGCAGCAGGAACTGGCAGATGTGGTGGCCGCCTGCGAGCGTCTCCGGGAAACCATTGAGAAGAACGTGTTTCTGGCATCCGAGGGACCTTATGGCCCGCCGCTCAGGATCGCGAACATCATCACCTGCTCGATGGGCGTGGCCAGCTTTCACGACCATGTGCGGAAACGGTATACCCCGGAACAGAACAAGGACGTTTTCCTGAAAGTCGCTGACAAGGCGATGTACGCTGCCAAGGATGCCGGTCGTAACCGTGTGGTGACAGGGCAACGGGAACCCGGCGAGGAAAATGAGCGTTACTGA
- a CDS encoding DUF3467 domain-containing protein, giving the protein MTDSPAKQGDGIRLQIHCPNELINGVYANLTLVNAAENEFVFDFCFMQPQAPGAEGINSATVRSRVIVNPRQAKRFLKALGESVSRYESRFGKIEADVLNTTPIPMVKADGTVN; this is encoded by the coding sequence ATGACTGATTCACCGGCGAAGCAGGGTGATGGAATCCGCCTGCAGATTCACTGTCCGAATGAACTGATCAATGGCGTTTATGCCAACCTGACACTCGTGAACGCAGCCGAGAACGAATTTGTGTTCGATTTCTGCTTCATGCAACCGCAGGCGCCCGGCGCAGAGGGAATCAATTCGGCAACGGTCCGGAGCCGGGTGATTGTCAATCCACGGCAGGCCAAGCGGTTCCTGAAGGCTCTCGGCGAATCTGTGTCCCGTTACGAATCCCGTTTCGGAAAGATTGAAGCCGATGTACTCAATACGACACCGATTCCGATGGTCAAGGCCGACGGCACGGTGAACTGA
- a CDS encoding cation transporter, whose amino-acid sequence MTGSILPGHYRWIPIVLSVKPSEVPNDRPAGVRRQVAYVLWMTLALNLLVSGLKIAYGYWTGLVAVYADGLHSLADGLSNIIGLVSIYLASRPPDEEHPYGHEKLEVVASAGVGLFLLATAASVTYEVYGRLTGDLKPPDPSGAVIAVMAGTFAVNLFVAWYERLRGRELQSPFLLSDSAHTASDLAVTLGVIGSIGLGYAGITWADPAVGLFVAGWIFWVGIRIIKTNADYLADRALLDPEKVHEAAAAVPGILGCSDIRSRGIPGKIFVDLSIQVSPALTIAEAHVLSHQVTDSIRDRCHGVRDVTVHVEPEGQ is encoded by the coding sequence TTGACCGGTTCTATCCTGCCGGGACATTACCGGTGGATACCTATCGTGCTTTCCGTGAAACCCAGCGAGGTTCCGAATGACCGTCCGGCGGGGGTTCGTCGGCAGGTCGCTTATGTGCTGTGGATGACGCTGGCACTCAATCTCCTCGTTTCAGGGCTGAAGATTGCGTATGGCTACTGGACTGGTCTCGTGGCCGTCTATGCGGACGGACTGCACTCGCTGGCCGATGGACTCTCCAACATCATCGGACTTGTAAGCATCTATCTGGCCTCCCGCCCGCCGGATGAGGAGCATCCCTACGGGCATGAGAAGCTGGAAGTGGTCGCATCCGCCGGTGTGGGGCTGTTTCTTCTCGCAACGGCCGCTTCTGTCACTTACGAAGTCTACGGGCGCCTGACTGGCGATCTCAAGCCGCCCGATCCCTCCGGGGCGGTGATAGCGGTCATGGCCGGCACCTTCGCCGTCAACCTGTTCGTGGCGTGGTATGAGCGGCTCCGGGGCCGGGAACTGCAGAGCCCGTTTCTCCTGTCGGACTCCGCCCACACGGCGAGTGACCTTGCCGTAACCCTGGGGGTGATCGGGTCGATAGGTCTTGGCTATGCCGGAATCACATGGGCCGATCCGGCCGTGGGCCTCTTTGTGGCCGGCTGGATATTCTGGGTGGGGATCCGGATCATCAAGACCAATGCTGACTATCTTGCAGACCGGGCCCTGCTGGATCCGGAGAAGGTGCATGAAGCTGCTGCTGCTGTACCGGGCATCCTCGGTTGCAGCGATATCCGTTCACGTGGAATCCCCGGAAAGATATTTGTGGACCTCAGTATCCAGGTATCTCCTGCCCTCACGATTGCCGAGGCGCACGTACTCAGCCATCAGGTGACGGACTCCATTCGGGATCGTTGTCACGGCGTGCGTGACGTGACGGTCCATGTGGAACCAGAGGGGCAATAG
- a CDS encoding YebC/PmpR family DNA-binding transcriptional regulator, producing the protein MSGHNKWSKIKHKKGAADAKKGKIYTKLIKELTIAAKLGGGDPDGNPRLRTAIAAARAENMPNDNVDRAIKKGTGELEGVSYEEFTLEGYGPNGVGIMLDILTDNRNRAVAEVRSTLTKNGGNMGADGSVSWNFEKKGMFIIEKGGLTEDKIMEAAIDAGLEDISDDGDSFTLTCPPEAFADVKDALDKLNVKYISAEVARVGKTTVDLKGGDVGKMVKLLEKIEDIDDVQKVHHNADMDEAELEKLAS; encoded by the coding sequence ATGTCCGGTCACAATAAATGGAGCAAGATCAAGCACAAGAAAGGCGCCGCTGACGCCAAAAAGGGCAAGATCTACACAAAGCTCATCAAGGAACTCACCATCGCCGCCAAGCTCGGCGGAGGCGATCCTGATGGAAATCCGCGCCTCCGGACCGCCATCGCGGCTGCTCGTGCCGAGAACATGCCGAACGACAACGTCGACCGCGCCATCAAGAAGGGCACTGGCGAACTGGAGGGGGTCTCCTACGAGGAGTTCACCCTGGAAGGCTATGGTCCGAACGGGGTTGGCATCATGCTCGACATCCTGACCGACAACCGCAACCGCGCAGTGGCCGAAGTCCGCTCAACTCTCACGAAGAACGGCGGCAACATGGGTGCCGATGGATCAGTCTCCTGGAATTTCGAGAAAAAGGGCATGTTCATCATCGAGAAGGGCGGCCTCACCGAAGACAAGATCATGGAGGCCGCCATTGATGCCGGCCTGGAAGACATTTCCGACGACGGGGACTCTTTCACGCTGACCTGTCCGCCGGAAGCATTCGCCGACGTGAAAGACGCGCTCGACAAGCTGAACGTCAAATACATCAGCGCCGAGGTGGCTCGCGTGGGCAAGACCACCGTCGATCTCAAGGGTGGAGACGTTGGCAAGATGGTTAAGCTCCTCGAAAAGATCGAGGATATCGACGACGTCCAGAAGGTCCACCACAATGCGGACATGGACGAAGCAGAGCTGGAAAAGCTGGCGAGCTAA
- the leuD gene encoding 3-isopropylmalate dehydratase small subunit — protein sequence MSLEKVTKITGRGVYVPGDDIDTDRIIPARFMKCVTFDGLGQYLFYDVRHHEDGRKKDHPLNDARFEGATVLISGRNFGCGSSREHAPQAIRKHGFRAVIAANFAEIFFGNATTLGMPCVSLDIAHIEKLGRMIGNDPGVGITIDLEAGEVHAGAEKFPLQIKPGARESLVRGEWDPIGFLLEGTEETAKTAAKLPYVNRFA from the coding sequence ATGTCACTGGAGAAGGTCACAAAAATCACAGGGCGCGGCGTTTATGTGCCGGGAGACGACATCGATACCGACCGGATCATCCCGGCCCGGTTCATGAAGTGCGTCACCTTTGACGGACTCGGGCAGTATCTTTTCTATGATGTTCGCCATCATGAAGATGGCCGGAAGAAGGACCACCCGCTGAATGATGCCCGGTTTGAAGGGGCGACGGTGCTCATTTCCGGCCGGAACTTCGGATGCGGGTCGTCCCGTGAACACGCTCCCCAAGCGATCCGCAAGCACGGGTTCCGGGCCGTGATCGCGGCGAATTTCGCGGAGATATTCTTTGGAAATGCCACGACGCTCGGGATGCCTTGTGTTTCCCTGGATATTGCTCATATCGAGAAGCTGGGCCGGATGATCGGGAATGATCCTGGTGTCGGGATTACGATTGATCTCGAGGCTGGCGAGGTTCATGCCGGCGCGGAGAAGTTCCCGCTCCAGATCAAGCCGGGCGCCCGCGAATCGCTGGTGCGGGGCGAGTGGGATCCCATCGGGTTCCTGCTGGAAGGCACAGAGGAGACCGCCAAGACAGCCGCGAAGCTGCCTTATGTGAACAGGTTCGCGTAA